A stretch of Bifidobacterium sp. ESL0704 DNA encodes these proteins:
- the sufU gene encoding Fe-S cluster assembly sulfur transfer protein SufU, whose product MSDFGMSGDDLEQMYQEVILDASKHPHGKEHFASDVTIEPNESSDTGETTVRASHEYCTPGESHQFNPTCGDQVTVHVEVSQDEPHKIERLVWDGSGCSISTASLSMMVDLVDGKTVEEAMELEGVFQKLMKSRGAGLDSDADEEALGDAVVFQGVSKYPMRIKCALLGWAGLKDSLAKALAADK is encoded by the coding sequence ATCAGGAGGTCATTCTCGACGCCTCGAAACATCCGCATGGCAAGGAGCATTTCGCCTCCGACGTCACGATCGAGCCGAATGAAAGCAGCGATACCGGGGAGACGACGGTACGTGCCAGCCACGAATACTGCACGCCGGGGGAGTCACACCAGTTCAACCCGACCTGCGGCGATCAGGTGACGGTCCATGTCGAGGTCTCGCAGGACGAACCGCACAAGATCGAGCGTTTGGTATGGGACGGCAGCGGTTGCTCCATCTCCACGGCCAGCCTGTCGATGATGGTCGATCTGGTCGACGGAAAGACCGTCGAAGAAGCCATGGAGCTTGAAGGCGTGTTCCAGAAGCTGATGAAATCCCGTGGTGCCGGCTTGGACAGCGATGCCGACGAAGAGGCGTTGGGCGATGCCGTGGTGTTCCAAGGCGTTTCGAAATACCCGATGCGCATCAAATGCGCGCTGCTGGGATGGGCCGGTCTCAAGGATTCGCTCGCCAAGGCGTTGGCGGCGGACAAATAA